AATCAGCTGCCCACGAATGACGCGAAAGGAACTTCAGGTCGATGAACTGTTCTGATTTCCAAATTCGCGGGATTAGCGGGCAAGCAATACCGCCGCCACACGCTTCGGATCCTCGGCTCGCCCCCCAAAACCTCTGCGTCCTCTGCGCCTCTGCGTTAAAAAAGGTCTGCCCACGAATGACGCCAATATCGCGAATGGGACGAACTGGGATCTGCGAGCTTAAATTATCAAATTTCGCGTGCTTCGCGAGATTCGCGGGCAAACAATACCGGCACCACCGCACGGCGGTTCTTCACTTGGCCACCTAAGACTCAGTGTCCTCTGGGCCCTCTGTGGCTTAAAAGAAGTCTGCCCGCGAATATCGCAAATCGACGCGAAAGGAACTGCAGGTCGTTGAACTGTTCTGATTTTCAAACTTCGCGCTGTTCGCGTGATTCACCACGTGCAGGCTCCGCGTGCTCTGCGCCTCTGTGAGCGGAAAAATCAGTTGCCCGCGAATCGCGCGAATCGACGCGAATGAGCGAGAGGCTTTTCTTTTGTTTTCAAGATCCACGTTGTTCTCGCCGGAATCGCGAGCCCTGATTGGTCGATCCTAGTCGTCCCATAAAAACTCCGTGACCTCTGGGCCCTCTGTGGCAAGAAAGGAGAAGGTGCCCGCGAATGACACCAATAACGCGAATGGGGCAAACAGGGATCTGCGAGCTTAAGTTATCAAATTTCGCGTTGTTCGCGTGGTTCACCATGTGCAGGCTCCGTGTGCTCAGCGCCTCTGTGAGCGGAAAAATCAGTTGCCCGCGAATTGCACGAATCGACGCGAATGAGAGAGGCAGGTTAGAGGTCGATGATCTTCGCTCTTTTGTTTAGCCACAGAGGGCACAGAGAACACGGAGGTGGTGTTTCGTTTCAAAAGCCAACCAGCAACCAAGCTTTCCGATGCTCCAGTTCGTTGCGTGCTTGGAAGGCAAGAAAACTGGCGCATCGAGTCTGCCCGCGAATGACGCCAATAGCGCGAATGGAACGAACTGGGATCTGCGAGCTTCTATTGGTGATTCACCACCTGCTCTCTCTGCGCCCCTCTGTGGCCAGAAACCGAGGGCTGTCCTCCAGCGTTGCATGTGAAAGCTGTCGGACGATATGCATCGATCGGTTTTGGCTTCACGGGAGGGAGCGGGCAAATCTGTTGGCGGGACCGAAATAGGCGGTTTGGATTGGCGCATTGGGGGGCTTGGGATGGTATGGTTTCTTGCATCTGCCGCTTTGCGGTTTTCGATAACGAATCTAACGACTCCCCCCTCTCCAAACCACTCCGCCCCCGAATTAGGAGCGATCGATGAGCCTCACCCGCCGCAGTTTTTTCCTCTCCTCCACCTCCGCGTTGGCCGCCACCTCGCTCGCTTCCGCTGCACCCACCAAACGCCGCGTCGCGGTGATCGGGCATACCGGGCGAGGCGACTTTGGGCATGGATTGGACACCGTCTGGCACCAGATCCCCGAAACCGAGATCGTCGCCGTCGCCGACGCCAATCCGGCGGGACTGGCCCGGCAACTGACCAAACTGAAGATCGATCGCGGTTTCGGCGACTACACCAAAATGCTCGACCAGGTGCAGCCCGAATTTGTCGCCATCTGCTCTCGCCACGCCGACCAACACCATGCGATGGCGCTGGCGGCGATCGAGGCGGGAGCGCGGGGACTGTATATCGAAAAACCGATCTGCCGGACGCCGGAGGAAGCTGATGCGATGCTCGCCGCGTGCGAGCGGCGGGGAGCGACGATCGCCGTGGCTCACCGCAATCGATACCACCCGGCGCTGCCGCAGATCGATCGCTTGATCGCCGACGGCCGGATCGGGAACCTGTTGGAGCTGCGCGGTCGCGGCAAGGGGGACCGCCGCGGGGGAGCGGAGGATCTGTGGGTCTTGGGGAGCCATGTGTTGAACCTGGTCGACTATTTCACCGGCCCTCCCAAAACCTGCTCCGCCGTGATGATGCAGGGGGACCGGCGAGTGACGGCGGCCGATGTGGTGTCGGGAGCGGAGGGTTTGGGGCCGTTGGCTGGCGACGCCCTGCACGCCCGCTACGAAACGACAGCCGGCCCGATCGCCTACTACGATTCAGTCGCTCTCGACGGCACCGCCGGGACGGCGTTTTGTCTGCAGTTGATCGGCAGCCGCGGGACGATCACGATCCACATGGACGGCCGGCCGTTTGCGTACTTGTGCGAGGGGAGTCCGTTTCGGCCACCGAAGGAGCCGCGGCGTTGGGTGCCGATCAGCAGCGGCGGGGCGGGAGTGGCGGAGCCCGATCCGGAATCGGTCGCCGACGCGACGCACCACCGGACGGCAGTCCGCGACCTGATCGAAGCGGTCGACCAGAACCGTCGTCCACTGTGCGACATGCAAAACGCCGCGACGACGGTCGAGATGATCTGCGGCGTCTTTGAGTCACACCGTCAAGGAAGCGCCGCCGTCGAGCTGCCGCTAGCCAACCGCGGCAACGCGCTTGCGAAGCTGTAAAACAGTGGTTCGCATCGCCACTGAATCTTAGAAAACCTGAACGCTCCGCTTGGGAAGAACCAGCGGAGCCAGGGACCAAGCGATTCTATTTGCGAATGATCTCCGAGACAGTCATCTGTTTGACGTAAGTCTGCGACGGATCCTCGATTCTCAACAGCACCTGACTCGCCTCGGGAATAGGTGACTCGGCACCTAATTCTTCAGTATGGTTGCCTGTCCAATTCGCTCGCTACTCTTATCCAGCATGCGTACCTGAATTTCCAGCGACGGAAACGTTGAGGTGAACGGAGCACGCGTTTCGCGTTCAGTAATGTCGTCAACTCCAACATTGGCGGTGTAAGGTGTTGATCCTGGGGAAATAACAATGTTGTCATCAACACCGTTAACGGCGAGATCCGTATAGTTGCGTAGGTTGGAATGTTGCTGAAACCATAGAGTACCCACAACATAAAGATTGTTGCTCGTCGCAAAGTCAATCGATGCTACCGTACCATCGTCTCGCATCGTCGCGGCTTTGCCATCTCCTTGGTAAAAACCATCTTTTTCATAGGCATGGGTGAAAGTGTCAAAGGTCGGTTGATAGATCCGCAAATTGCGGGAGGTCAAAGATGTTCCTATCGCCAAGGCTCGCCCCGATTCATAGAGGTCGGTGGGAATGTCATACAATGGACTGTTTGAAACGGAGAATCCACTTGCTGGAGTTTCGACCAAAGATCGATTAACACCAGGAACAATACCACTAGCGGAAGCGGAAGCAACTTTCCGAAGGGCGCCTATACCTCGACTGGAACCACCTGGCAAGAGTGCGTATCCAAGATCAACAAAACTACCGCGTGATGCGACACGTGTTGAGTTTGTTGCATCACGAATCAAATCAAAGAACAGAGGGTCATCGGGGGCTATCACACTATCATCGGTGTTTGAGGCCCCAACTTCGGACCAGTCATCGTCCATTCCATTTCCATCGTCATCAATCCCCGATGCCCCAGGTGCTCCATCTGGTCCAAACCAAAATATATTTGGGGCGTTAGGATCAAAAATCTTGACATCAAACGCCAGCATGTTTGTTTCGATGACGTCATCGCCACGACGGCCAGCCCCCCAAAACGTCGATGGCACTGGAGTATGTGAAAGATCTTGGCCAAGGATAAACTCGGGCCTCAGGAAGCCATTCATGGACGGAATCGCTGTCGAAGCACCGGTCGAAGCTACGGATGGCAAGTAGGCACTGGACGACGTACCATCAACGATTGCTTTTGAAAGCAGAGGCAATTGTGAGCCGACAGCAAGAATTGGCATTGAGGTGAACCGTATGCCGGGAATCGATGCGCTTGTGAGTTGTTCGCCAGCAATTCGAACGTGCGCAAAGCGATTGTGAGGAAATTCCAGGTCGTCAATGGAATTTGCAGCAACGCTTCCATTGCCGGGCAACCCATCGGCATTGAGTACTCTGCGGACCGACAAATCCGATTGTTGGTGGACTGGCGCCATTCCAATTTGCCACGCCCGCGATTGCTGAGACGTATTCAGGATGGCAGGCTTCCTGGTCGTGCTGTCGCTATACCAGTTATCAGGCTCCATGAAAACATACGGATCGCTTGTCGAATATGGCGCTGCCGTGTAGTTGTATTTCGCAAGACCGCCGATTGGTTGCCCGGGGCTCGCCGTTGCACTTTGAAGGTTGAGATCTGGCCTAATCAACAAGACGCGACGGTGCAGACGCATTTTATCGGGAAAGTTGTCTCCCGCGGCACCTGCTAACGCCGCCCCCGAAGAATCGAGCAAACCATCGCTGATGATTGGGTTGCCGGCAGCATCATACAAGAACTCGCCGGACGCTGTGTTGTTATAGTCGGGCGATAAGAAATAAATAATCTCGGCGTACTTGGATGTGATCACGACCGGTTGTAATGCTAACGGGTCACTCGAAGGAACGTAATCATTTGGATTGGTATCCCCACTGGCGTCATCCAATTCATCTCGACGTTCTTCAACGATATATCGAGGAACTACACCGGTGAACCAGCCCTCTCCAGCGTATGC
Above is a genomic segment from Rosistilla ulvae containing:
- a CDS encoding Gfo/Idh/MocA family protein, translated to MSLTRRSFFLSSTSALAATSLASAAPTKRRVAVIGHTGRGDFGHGLDTVWHQIPETEIVAVADANPAGLARQLTKLKIDRGFGDYTKMLDQVQPEFVAICSRHADQHHAMALAAIEAGARGLYIEKPICRTPEEADAMLAACERRGATIAVAHRNRYHPALPQIDRLIADGRIGNLLELRGRGKGDRRGGAEDLWVLGSHVLNLVDYFTGPPKTCSAVMMQGDRRVTAADVVSGAEGLGPLAGDALHARYETTAGPIAYYDSVALDGTAGTAFCLQLIGSRGTITIHMDGRPFAYLCEGSPFRPPKEPRRWVPISSGGAGVAEPDPESVADATHHRTAVRDLIEAVDQNRRPLCDMQNAATTVEMICGVFESHRQGSAAVELPLANRGNALAKL
- a CDS encoding PulJ/GspJ family protein: MFWFVKMNNKSHQKNGFTLVEMLIAMAVTLLMMGALAQAFGYLGNSIRDSKANLELSNRTRALSSLMRSDLDKATISVLGPKDDDRDHKGYLVYYEGPLSDSSGIVLGSQPSAVEPKYLPESRFGDLDDYLAFTAYAGEGWFTGVVPRYIVEERRDELDDASGDTNPNDYVPSSDPLALQPVVITSKYAEIIYFLSPDYNNTASGEFLYDAAGNPIISDGLLDSSGAALAGAAGDNFPDKMRLHRRVLLIRPDLNLQSATASPGQPIGGLAKYNYTAAPYSTSDPYVFMEPDNWYSDSTTRKPAILNTSQQSRAWQIGMAPVHQQSDLSVRRVLNADGLPGNGSVAANSIDDLEFPHNRFAHVRIAGEQLTSASIPGIRFTSMPILAVGSQLPLLSKAIVDGTSSSAYLPSVASTGASTAIPSMNGFLRPEFILGQDLSHTPVPSTFWGAGRRGDDVIETNMLAFDVKIFDPNAPNIFWFGPDGAPGASGIDDDGNGMDDDWSEVGASNTDDSVIAPDDPLFFDLIRDATNSTRVASRGSFVDLGYALLPGGSSRGIGALRKVASASASGIVPGVNRSLVETPASGFSVSNSPLYDIPTDLYESGRALAIGTSLTSRNLRIYQPTFDTFTHAYEKDGFYQGDGKAATMRDDGTVASIDFATSNNLYVVGTLWFQQHSNLRNYTDLAVNGVDDNIVISPGSTPYTANVGVDDITERETRAPFTSTFPSLEIQVRMLDKSSERIGQATILKN